The DNA window CCAGGTTGAGGAAAGTGAGCGGTTATAAACACCTGCCAGAACTGCGTGAGATCATGAAACGGGCTCTGGCGGGGAAGATAATGGTGAAAGCGGCGTGACGGTCATGCCGGGAGTTTCAACTAAAAAAGGGATTGACTCCTCTTCGGTGGACAGAACCTTGTCTATGTCCAGCAGGATTTTGACTTTCCCCTGGACCTTGCCCATTCCAAGTATGAAATCGGTGTTCAGCCTGGAGCCGAATTGAGGAGGAGCCTCTATATCGGTCCCGTGAATGTCCAGCACCTCGCGCACGGTGTCCACTATTATGCCCATCTGGACGCCGGCCACTTCCACCACGATGAACACGGTCTCCCTTGTGTACTCCGCCTCCTCCATGCCGAATTTGAGGCGCAGGTCTATAACAGGTATCACTTTTCCGCGAAGATTTATCACCCCTTTGATGAAAGGGGGCGTTTTGGGGATATGGGTGATGTCCATCACGCCCATGATCTCCTTGACCTTCGTAATGTCCAGGCCGTATTCTTCCTCGCCAAGAACAAAAGTGAGGTATTTCCCTTCCCTCACGCGGTACTCGGATGCTTTAACGCCGGTTTCGCCGGTCACAGCTTCGCTCATGAGGATGCCCTTTCAATGCCCCTTGGGCCTGTTTCCAAGACAACTTGCCAATGTACAGAAAATACATCAATTCGCCCTGCTCCGCCAGTTATAATTTAGCCTTGCGGGCAAATGCGCGGCAAGACGCGGCCGGCATCCTTTCTTTAACAAAAGCCTGCATCCGGCGATCTGTTCAAGCGCGTTGTTTTTAAATCAGGAAAGAACGGGAAAAATGGTGGAAACCGGATTATTTGTGCGATAATTTTCATGGCTATGACAATTAGCGATAAATCAGCGTCCAAGATTTAGAGGAACCAGTGACCACAAACGGAGTCGGGGAGCTTCTGGAAACGCTTGGCGAAATTTCCGCCGGCGTTTTATCGCTCACCCCGGAGCTTTACGACAAGAAAACTGTTTCCGACGTGATGCTGGCGCTGGAAAAAATCCAGGCGGACGTGCGCGCCCACTGCCCACCGAAGGCCGCCAGGCTTTGCGAAGCGCTGGCGATCCTTTTCGAGAAATTCCTTATGGAGTCCGTCGCCGACGGAGGGCCCGGGATAGACGCCACCAAAAGCGGGATCGCCGTGATCGTCTCCGCCATAAAAAAAGACAAGAACGCGGCCGTTCTGGACGCCGATTCGGACGTGATCGTGGCGAGCTTGGGCGACTCCTACGGGATCAACTTGCCCCCCGCGCCCAACGCTCCGGAGGATTCGCCTGCCGCGTCGCCATCCGGCGAAGGCAAAGAGGAACCGGGAGAGGCCCAGGAGGAGGGAGACGATTTCTTTGCCGGACTGAAAAAGGGATTTGAGGACCGGGGCGGGGAAGCGGGCCGCCGGGAAGAGTCCGCCGAGGAGGCCAAGTCCATAGACCCTTTGCTGGAAAAGCTCAACCGCCTGGCAGGCTCCATCACAATGATGGAGCCCGACCTTATGGACAAGAAAGAGGTGGCGGACAACCTGGTCCAGTTCGACCATCTTGCGGCAGAACTGGACGCGCGTGGATACAGTGAAAACCTGGCCGCCCTGGCCAAAGCGGTCTCGTCATTGTTCGAAAAAAGCCTCATGGACGGGCTGGATGAAGGGGAAAAGGGGCTCGCCCTTGTGTCCGAAGCCATCAAGATACTGTCGGCCGGGGTTGAAAGGATCGAAGAGCCCGATTCGGTGGCCCAATGGGCCATGGAAGCGATCAATAATATAAATACTTTCCTCGCAGGCCCCCCTGCTCCTCCGTCCGGCGCCGCTCCGGCCGCGCAGCAACCGGCGGCGAAGGCCGCCCCTTCGGCAAAAAAAGGGGAAGTGAGGCAGGAAGGGGTGGACATAGTCCGCATAGCCTCGGACGAAGACCTGCTTTTGTACACCGAGTTCGTCGGCGAGACTGGGGAGACGCTGGCCAACGTGGAGAGCGACCTTCTGGAGATCGAGTCCAACCCGGGCAACATGGAGCTGATCAACAATCTGTTCCGGGCCGTCCACAGCCTGAAAGGCGCCGCCGGATTTTTGGGGATCAGCACGATTAACGTGCTTTGCCATGAAGCGGAAAGCTTGATGGACAAGATACGGAAAAAGACGCTTGACCTCAACCAGGGGATAATAGACGCCCTGCTTAAGACCGTTGACGTCATTAAAACAGTGAACGAAGGGCTCAACGCAAGCTGCCAGAAGGCCAAGGCGTCCATGCCCGGGGCGCAGATAGAAATCCCGAAATACTCCACGGAGGGGCTGTCGGCGCTTCTTTCGGACCTGGGCGAGCAAAAGGACGGGGGAGCCGCTCCGACAGTCGTCGTCAAAGAGACGGTGGCCGGAGAGCCCGGAGTGGAAAAACTTGGCGAACTGCTCGTTTCGCACAAGGTGATTTCCGAGGACCAGTTGGAGAGCGCCCTGGAAACCCAGAAGCCGTTGGGCAAGATCCTGGTGGACATGGGGATGGTGGACGAAAAGACCATCAGCGAGTCCCTCAAGGAGCAGGACGAGAAGCGCAAAAAGGCGGTGGTCACCACGCTGAAAGTGGACACGGAGAAACTGGACAGCCTTTTGGAGCTTGTGGGCGAGCTTGTGATATCCCAGTCCATCGTGGCCCAGGACAAGCTTTTGCTGGACGAAGGAAGCCGCGCCATGCAAAGGAGCGTGCTAAACCTTGGCAAGATAACAAAGAACATCCAGGACCATGTGATGGGCCTGCGGATGGTGCAGATAAAGCAGACATTCCAGAAAATGAGCAGGCTAGTGCGCGACCTTTCCAGGAAAATGAACAAGCAGGTGGCGTTCCACCTTTCCGGCGAAGAGACGGAGATAGACAAGACGATCGTGGAGGAATTGAACGACCCGCTTGTCCACCTGCTGCGCAACGCGATGGACCACGGGGTGGAGTCCCCGGAGGACCGGACGGCGTCCGGCAAGAGCGCGATGGGCAATGTTTGGCTATCCGCGTTCCACCGCGGCGGCAACGTGTACATCGAGATCAAGGACGACGGCAAGGGGCTGGACAAGGAAAGGATAATGAAAAAGGCGGTGGAAAAAGAGCTTGTCGCCCCCGGGGCGGAGCTTTCGGAGACTGACATCTTCAACCTCGTGTTCATGCCGGGATTTTCAACGGCGGTGAAGGTGACGGACGTGTCCGGCCGCGGCGTGGGGATGGACGTGGTGCGCTCGAACATAGACAAGCTCGGGGGCAAGGTGGAGATATCCAGCAAGCCTGGCGCGGGCTCCACCTTCACAGTAAAGCTGCCGCTTACGATGGCGATTGTGGATGGAATGATCGTGAGGATCGGGGACGAGCGGTTCATCATTCCGACGGTCTCCATCCGGGAGTCGATCCGGCCGAAGGCCGAAGAGGTGTCCACGGTCCGGCGCGATGGAGAGATGATAAACATCAGGGGGCACCTGCTGCCTCTTATAAGGTTGCATGATATCCTTAAAGTCAAAGACGCCAAGTGCACCGACCCGAAGGAGGCGCTTGTGATAATAGTGGAGAGCGACGAGAGGGAATACGGATTCATGGTGGACGACCTTCTGGGACAGCAGCAGGTGGTCATAAAAAGCCTGGGAAAGAGGTTCAAGGGCCTTGGAGGGATTTCCGGGGGAACGATTCTGGGCGACGGGCGGGTTGGGCTTATCTTGGATGTAAGCGGCGTGGTGGCGATGAACTGACGGGCCGATGCGCCCGCTCATCATCCCAGGCCAACGAGGAAAGTGAATAAAATGTCTGTTAACGTTATGATAGTTGACGATGAAGAGGGGATACGCAAGTCCCTCGGCGCGTATTTCAAGATGGAAGGCTATTCGGTGGACACCGCCGGCAGCGGCGCGGAGGCCATCGAAAAGCTGCGGGGGGCCAAGTTCAACATCATCCTGATGGACATAAACATGCCAGGGATGGACGGGATAGAGACCCTTCAAAAGATCAAGGCGATGGACTTTTCAATCCAGGTGATAATGATGACGGCGTACTCCACGTTCGACAAGACGATGAAGTCGCTGGAATTCGGCGCCACGGACTATGTGTTAAAGCCGTTTGAGAACCTTTCGGAAATACTGTATCTTGTGAAAGTTTCTGAGGAGAGGCTGGAGCGCTGGAAACGGAGCATGAGCGCCTCGATAATCAAGCAAAGAGAAGAATTGCATTGATCAGCTTGCATGGCCGTTCAAGCGGCAATCGCCGATAGGCATGGCTGAACAACCTGCGGACGCTGGAATAAACGGATTGCCCGCCGCCCTGGGCGGGCTGGAGGGAAAATACCTTTCGTTTACCTTGTGCGGAGAGGAATACGGGCTTGAGATCCTTAAGGTGCGAGAAGTGATCAGCCTTATGGAGATCACCCAGGTCCCGCAGGCTCCATCCCATATAAAAGGCGTTATAAACCTCCGGGGAAAGGTTATACCTGTGGTGGACATGCGCCTGAGGTTCGGCATGCCCGCCGCCGAGGCGACCGATGAAACGTGCATAATAGTGGTCGACCTCGGGGGAGCGCTGGCCGGCGCGCTTGTGGACGCCGTGGCGCAGGTTGAAAATATAGACGCCTCCCAGATAGAGCCGCCTCCCCTGGGGGGCGCAATGGGGGGTGATTTCATCCTGGGAATGGGCAAGGTGAATGGAAGGGTGAAAATCCTGTTGGACATAGACAAGGCGTTTTCGTCGTCCGGTATCCTCCGTGGCGGCGCGGAAGAAATGAATTGAAACATATTTCAATAATCATGAAAGTGGATGTGAATGGCTGAATCGACCAAAGCCGGCCATGCGTTCCCGGGAGCCGTGGACCTTTCGGACAAGGAGTTCGAAATGTTCCGCCGGCTCATTTTCGACATGAGCGGCATAAACCTCAACGAAGGCAAAAAGGAACTGGTGCGCACGCGCCTTGGCAAGCGGCTGAGGACGGGCGGTTTCGGCTCCTACATGGACTATTACAAGTTCGTCAAGAACGACATCAGCGGCGCCGAACTTGTCAGCCTTCTGGACGCCATATCCACAAACCTCACAAGTTTTTTCCGGGAGATGGGCCATTTCGACTTTTTAAAGAGGGTCATCATCCCTGAACTCGCCGAAAAAAAGAGGGCCACCGGGGACATGTCTGTGCGGGTGTGGAGCGCCGGGTGCTCCACAGGCGAAGAGCCATACTCGCTTGCCTTCACCCTGATGGACAACCTGGAAACGATCCAGACATGGGACGTGAAGATACTGGCCAGCGACCTGTCCACGCAGGTGCTGGGCAAGGCGTCCCGCGGGCTTTACACGGAAAACCAGATAAAGACCGTCCCCAAGGAGACGCTCCGCAAATATTTCGACAAGGAACATTCGGACGATGCGCCGCTTTACAGGATCAAGCCGGAAGTGCGCCAGCTCATCCAGTTCAAGCGCTTTAACCTGATGTCGCCTTCGTTTCCTTTTAAAAGGAAGTTTGAATTCATTTTTTGCCGTAACGTTATGATATATTTTGACAAGCCGACCCAGCAGACCCTCGTTAACAAGTTTTACGATGTGTTGGCGGTGGGGGGATACCTGTTGATCGGCCATTCGGAGAGCCTCACGGGGGTTCAGCACAGGTTCAAGTATGTGCAGCCGACTGTTTACAGGAAAATGGCCCCTTAATGGGGCTTACCAGCGGGAATAAGACCTGATGAACGCGAAACTGCTGATAGTGGACGACGAGGAGGGAATAACCAACTCGCTGGTCCGTTTTTTCAAGCTTATGGACTACAATGTGGACTCATGCAATTCTCCGGCGAAGGCCCTGGAAATGATCCGGAAAGAGAATTACATGATAGTCCTGTCGGATGTCATGATGCCTGGAATGAGCGGGATAGAGTTGTTGAAGGAAATAAAGGACTTCAACGGTATGATACAGGTGATAATGATGACCGGCGTAGTATCGATAGAAAACGTCCTCACATGCTTAAGGCTGGGCGCCAACGACTGCTTTTTAAAACCGCTTGACGACCTTGAGGTTATCAAGCGGGCGGTGGACGAGGCGGGGGAAAAGCTGTCCAAGTGGGAAAACCTGATTAAACGCATGATAAGCCGGAAGCACGGATGATAGAGGGAATTGACAAAGAAATCCTTGATGAGTTCATCAAGGAGACGAGCGAGGAGCTTGAGGCGCTGGACGCAAAGTTCATCAGCCTTGAGAAGAACCCGAAGGACTCTGACGTCATAAACGCCATATTCCGCACGGTTCACTCCATCAAGGGGTCCGCCTCGTTCTTCAACCTCACGCATGTGCGCACATTCGCCCACAAGTTTGAGAACATGCTAGACGACCTTCGCAAGGGGAAGCGGGCCGTCACAAAGGACATAATCGACCTGCTTTTGAGGGGGAAGGACTGCCTGACCGCCATGTTCGAGCGGCTGACGGCAGGGGACATGTCCGACGCCCTGACACCGGTGGACGAGGCGGCGCTGGCCCAGGTGGAAGCGGCGATGACGGCGGAGGTGGAGGTTCTCACGCCGCAGGAGCTTTTCAGGAAGATAAACGAACTGCGCACGGTGATGGCGGAGGACGGGCTTTTGGAGCGCCCTTCTGTGGTCACCATGTTCAACGTGGTGGACGAACTGCGGCGGCTGGTGCTAGGCGAGGAGGCAAAGAAAGAGGGGGGCGTCCCCAAGCTGGGTGAAATCCTGGTGGAGCAGGGGGTGATCTCCAACAAGGACATCGCCGAGGCGCTCACGGAGCAGAAAAAGCTTGGGGAAATCCTGGTGGAACAGGGGAAGGTGACCCCGGAGATAATAGAACAGGCCTCTGAGGTCCAGCGCAAGAAGACGGAAGAGGCCGCCGTGGCCAAGGTCAAGGAGGCGGACAAGGGGGGCGAGAAAAAGTCCACCGCGAAGAAGACCATGCGCATAGAGGAAGAGAAGATAGACGGCTTCATGGACCTGGTGGGCGAACTA is part of the Nitrospinota bacterium genome and encodes:
- a CDS encoding purine-binding chemotaxis protein CheW, coding for MSEAVTGETGVKASEYRVREGKYLTFVLGEEEYGLDITKVKEIMGVMDITHIPKTPPFIKGVINLRGKVIPVIDLRLKFGMEEAEYTRETVFIVVEVAGVQMGIIVDTVREVLDIHGTDIEAPPQFGSRLNTDFILGMGKVQGKVKILLDIDKVLSTEEESIPFLVETPGMTVTPLSPLSSPPEPVS
- a CDS encoding protein-glutamate O-methyltransferase; the encoded protein is MAESTKAGHAFPGAVDLSDKEFEMFRRLIFDMSGINLNEGKKELVRTRLGKRLRTGGFGSYMDYYKFVKNDISGAELVSLLDAISTNLTSFFREMGHFDFLKRVIIPELAEKKRATGDMSVRVWSAGCSTGEEPYSLAFTLMDNLETIQTWDVKILASDLSTQVLGKASRGLYTENQIKTVPKETLRKYFDKEHSDDAPLYRIKPEVRQLIQFKRFNLMSPSFPFKRKFEFIFCRNVMIYFDKPTQQTLVNKFYDVLAVGGYLLIGHSESLTGVQHRFKYVQPTVYRKMAP
- a CDS encoding response regulator, with product MSVNVMIVDDEEGIRKSLGAYFKMEGYSVDTAGSGAEAIEKLRGAKFNIILMDINMPGMDGIETLQKIKAMDFSIQVIMMTAYSTFDKTMKSLEFGATDYVLKPFENLSEILYLVKVSEERLERWKRSMSASIIKQREELH
- a CDS encoding purine-binding chemotaxis protein CheW; its protein translation is MAEQPADAGINGLPAALGGLEGKYLSFTLCGEEYGLEILKVREVISLMEITQVPQAPSHIKGVINLRGKVIPVVDMRLRFGMPAAEATDETCIIVVDLGGALAGALVDAVAQVENIDASQIEPPPLGGAMGGDFILGMGKVNGRVKILLDIDKAFSSSGILRGGAEEMN
- a CDS encoding response regulator, which gives rise to MNAKLLIVDDEEGITNSLVRFFKLMDYNVDSCNSPAKALEMIRKENYMIVLSDVMMPGMSGIELLKEIKDFNGMIQVIMMTGVVSIENVLTCLRLGANDCFLKPLDDLEVIKRAVDEAGEKLSKWENLIKRMISRKHG
- a CDS encoding chemotaxis protein CheA, with protein sequence MTTNGVGELLETLGEISAGVLSLTPELYDKKTVSDVMLALEKIQADVRAHCPPKAARLCEALAILFEKFLMESVADGGPGIDATKSGIAVIVSAIKKDKNAAVLDADSDVIVASLGDSYGINLPPAPNAPEDSPAASPSGEGKEEPGEAQEEGDDFFAGLKKGFEDRGGEAGRREESAEEAKSIDPLLEKLNRLAGSITMMEPDLMDKKEVADNLVQFDHLAAELDARGYSENLAALAKAVSSLFEKSLMDGLDEGEKGLALVSEAIKILSAGVERIEEPDSVAQWAMEAINNINTFLAGPPAPPSGAAPAAQQPAAKAAPSAKKGEVRQEGVDIVRIASDEDLLLYTEFVGETGETLANVESDLLEIESNPGNMELINNLFRAVHSLKGAAGFLGISTINVLCHEAESLMDKIRKKTLDLNQGIIDALLKTVDVIKTVNEGLNASCQKAKASMPGAQIEIPKYSTEGLSALLSDLGEQKDGGAAPTVVVKETVAGEPGVEKLGELLVSHKVISEDQLESALETQKPLGKILVDMGMVDEKTISESLKEQDEKRKKAVVTTLKVDTEKLDSLLELVGELVISQSIVAQDKLLLDEGSRAMQRSVLNLGKITKNIQDHVMGLRMVQIKQTFQKMSRLVRDLSRKMNKQVAFHLSGEETEIDKTIVEELNDPLVHLLRNAMDHGVESPEDRTASGKSAMGNVWLSAFHRGGNVYIEIKDDGKGLDKERIMKKAVEKELVAPGAELSETDIFNLVFMPGFSTAVKVTDVSGRGVGMDVVRSNIDKLGGKVEISSKPGAGSTFTVKLPLTMAIVDGMIVRIGDERFIIPTVSIRESIRPKAEEVSTVRRDGEMINIRGHLLPLIRLHDILKVKDAKCTDPKEALVIIVESDEREYGFMVDDLLGQQQVVIKSLGKRFKGLGGISGGTILGDGRVGLILDVSGVVAMN